A genomic segment from Acetomicrobium sp. S15 = DSM 107314 encodes:
- a CDS encoding TldD/PmbA family protein: MSGIIDGVVDLNREEKIISSLVDLCGREEVNYSDIFLQASCGHSASFENGSLEELSSGITWGCGARCVSGDHVILSHYPSVAGNDVHRCLADAASRWHLSLPQLDLGDAPLLELSDTERGLSLGSLDFLYDVDRRVRGASALIRQVTLRYRASFARVAIFRGDGIMRLDKRWRTLFAADVVTEKEGILQRGYEVKASSEPIDQFWSHLDPLAVAMTAAQRALLMLEASPCPAGRMPVILAGEAGGTMVHEACGHGLEADSVQKDYSIYRDRLGAAVASPLVTLVDDATLKGAFGSYGVDDEGTPAERSVLVENGVLKCYLTDILSAKKGDLPLTGNGRRESYSHVPIPRMSNTFILPGKCSFSEIVDQVRHGLLVKRMGGGEVNPTSGDFVFHVAEGYLIEDGSLSPVRGAILAGNGPQALKDVLAVGDDLHFEPGICGKLGQGVPVTDGQPTLLIKELTVGGSDTDYGF; this comes from the coding sequence ATGAGTGGCATTATTGATGGGGTGGTCGATTTGAACCGAGAAGAAAAGATAATATCGTCACTGGTTGATCTGTGCGGAAGGGAAGAAGTCAATTATTCCGATATATTCCTTCAAGCCTCTTGCGGTCACTCGGCCAGCTTTGAAAACGGCTCGTTGGAAGAGCTCAGCTCGGGCATAACATGGGGATGCGGAGCGAGATGCGTTTCTGGCGATCACGTTATCCTGTCGCATTATCCTTCAGTGGCGGGCAATGATGTCCATAGGTGCCTTGCAGACGCGGCGTCGAGATGGCATCTCTCTCTACCTCAGCTCGATTTGGGCGACGCTCCGCTCTTGGAGCTATCAGATACAGAAAGAGGCCTTTCCTTGGGCAGTCTTGACTTCCTTTACGACGTAGATCGCCGCGTGCGGGGGGCTAGCGCACTCATAAGACAGGTCACCTTGAGATATCGTGCTTCTTTTGCGAGGGTTGCCATCTTTAGAGGTGACGGAATTATGAGGCTTGACAAGCGTTGGCGCACCCTTTTTGCTGCAGATGTGGTGACAGAGAAGGAAGGCATTCTTCAGAGAGGATATGAGGTGAAAGCTTCGAGTGAGCCGATTGACCAGTTTTGGTCACATTTGGACCCCCTTGCTGTAGCGATGACGGCGGCGCAGCGGGCTCTGCTCATGTTAGAGGCCTCCCCTTGCCCTGCAGGTCGCATGCCAGTGATTTTGGCCGGAGAAGCCGGCGGGACCATGGTGCATGAGGCATGCGGTCACGGATTGGAGGCCGATTCTGTGCAGAAAGATTATTCGATTTATCGCGATCGTCTCGGCGCGGCGGTAGCCAGTCCGCTCGTGACGCTGGTCGATGACGCCACTTTGAAGGGGGCCTTCGGCTCCTACGGAGTGGACGACGAAGGCACGCCGGCCGAAAGGAGCGTCCTTGTGGAGAACGGCGTGCTTAAGTGTTATCTTACGGATATCTTATCAGCCAAGAAAGGCGATTTACCTTTGACGGGAAACGGCCGCAGGGAGTCTTACAGCCATGTGCCTATTCCGAGGATGAGCAACACCTTTATTCTTCCGGGCAAATGTAGTTTTAGCGAAATCGTCGATCAGGTGAGGCATGGCCTTCTCGTTAAGAGGATGGGGGGAGGAGAGGTCAATCCTACGTCTGGAGACTTCGTCTTCCACGTAGCCGAGGGCTACCTGATCGAAGATGGCTCGCTCTCTCCGGTTCGCGGCGCCATTTTGGCAGGCAATGGGCCACAAGCCTTGAAAGACGTCTTGGCCGTCGGAGATGATCTTCATTTCGAGCCGGGCATCTGTGGCAAGTTGGGCCAGGGCGTGCCGGTGACGGACGGTCAACCTACTTTATTGATAAAAGAGCTTACGGTGGGAGGAAGCGATACGGATTATGGCTTCTAA
- a CDS encoding DNA translocase FtsK — protein MASKRRSRSAAPEAAKDSSSKERKLFRLIDCAFFFVLLVDVYALASIFTGWTGAWGRYVSNWLLSSFGGASLLLLLYVAYLSTAYLLDRRVRNLRRQTLGTLVFYLTASLMLGMLEANSFSVSRLLSPGEVGLSLTSFLYKNIGPLGLTLTGLCGATFALVLYGRASIGSYFERVVGAVRNLMPKRKREEKKEDLTIEKREREVSLAEEPQLSRVSSKESKVTSSYVAAMVEEEPFEEEEPFEEEDGFVLPPEVEPGRFPPPVDILGVAPEYDSSGDEEIVAKQGERIVETLKEFDIDAELAETVFGPTVVQFRLQLAPGIKVSRVAALSNDLAVALAVPSLRVEAPIPGKPYIGVEVPNPHRRYVHLSQVIGSESFQGTPVELPLPMGVSVEGLPLVIGLEGLPHLLVAGTTGSGKSVFISSCIIGLCFKCRPDELKLLLVDPKRVEMNLYERLPHTLTPPICDVKTAVHALAWAIREMERRYELFARARVRNVIGYNEHVLPKDRLPYIVIIIDELADLMMTSPKEVEDYICRLAQMARATGIHLILATQRPSVNVITGLIKANIPARAAFTLPSQVDSRTIIDVAGAEKLLGKGDMLFVTTRFPKPVRVQAPWIDEDAIGRFIQYMVSIFGEPEHIDLEEQGASREVRSSCLDDPLLEKAVRITLETGIASASRLQRQLRVGFTRAARLVDAMEELGIVGAQDGSKPREILVDEERAAAILEDALRGDKGEEVFYSRD, from the coding sequence ATGGCTTCTAAGAGGAGGAGCCGCTCTGCCGCTCCTGAAGCAGCTAAAGATAGCTCTTCTAAGGAGAGGAAACTCTTTCGCTTGATAGATTGTGCGTTTTTTTTCGTCTTGCTCGTTGACGTCTACGCGCTGGCTTCGATCTTCACCGGTTGGACCGGCGCATGGGGGCGGTATGTTTCAAACTGGCTGTTGAGCAGCTTCGGGGGAGCCTCGCTGCTGCTTTTGCTATATGTGGCATATCTTTCAACTGCTTACCTGTTAGATAGGCGCGTGCGCAACCTTCGACGGCAAACGTTAGGAACGCTGGTATTCTACCTGACGGCATCTTTGATGTTGGGAATGTTAGAGGCAAATTCTTTTAGCGTTTCGCGATTGCTGAGCCCAGGCGAGGTAGGCCTGTCCTTAACCTCATTCCTTTACAAAAACATAGGGCCTTTGGGATTGACTCTGACAGGCTTGTGCGGAGCCACGTTTGCCCTCGTTTTGTATGGCCGCGCCTCTATTGGGTCATATTTTGAGCGGGTCGTGGGCGCAGTTCGTAACCTAATGCCGAAGAGGAAAAGAGAGGAGAAAAAAGAGGACCTGACCATTGAAAAAAGAGAGAGGGAGGTAAGCCTCGCAGAAGAGCCGCAGCTATCTCGTGTGAGTTCTAAAGAGAGCAAGGTCACGTCATCATACGTTGCGGCAATGGTGGAAGAAGAGCCCTTCGAGGAAGAAGAGCCCTTCGAGGAAGAAGACGGCTTTGTGCTCCCTCCAGAAGTGGAGCCTGGGCGTTTCCCTCCTCCTGTGGATATCTTGGGGGTGGCTCCCGAGTACGATAGCAGCGGCGATGAGGAGATAGTTGCGAAGCAGGGGGAACGCATAGTCGAGACGTTGAAGGAATTTGACATCGATGCTGAGCTTGCCGAAACCGTCTTCGGCCCTACCGTAGTGCAGTTCAGGCTTCAACTTGCGCCGGGGATAAAAGTGAGCAGGGTGGCAGCCTTGAGCAATGATTTGGCCGTGGCGCTCGCCGTTCCCAGCCTGCGCGTAGAGGCGCCTATCCCCGGCAAACCCTATATAGGCGTGGAGGTTCCGAACCCGCACCGTCGCTATGTCCACCTGAGCCAGGTTATAGGGAGCGAATCCTTTCAGGGAACACCCGTCGAATTGCCTCTTCCCATGGGGGTGAGCGTCGAAGGGTTGCCCCTTGTGATAGGGCTGGAAGGGTTGCCCCACCTGTTGGTGGCGGGCACGACCGGGTCGGGTAAAAGCGTTTTCATATCATCGTGTATAATCGGATTGTGCTTCAAGTGTAGGCCCGATGAACTTAAGCTGCTCTTGGTGGATCCCAAGAGGGTCGAGATGAATTTATACGAACGCCTACCGCATACACTCACGCCCCCCATATGCGATGTGAAGACGGCGGTGCATGCGCTGGCTTGGGCCATCAGAGAGATGGAGCGACGCTATGAGTTATTTGCACGGGCGAGGGTCAGAAATGTGATAGGCTATAACGAACACGTCCTGCCCAAAGACCGCTTGCCTTACATTGTGATAATCATAGACGAGCTGGCCGATCTCATGATGACGTCACCCAAGGAAGTGGAGGATTATATCTGTAGGCTTGCTCAAATGGCCAGAGCAACCGGTATCCATCTCATCCTCGCAACGCAAAGGCCATCGGTGAACGTGATAACTGGCTTGATCAAGGCCAACATCCCTGCTCGAGCGGCCTTTACGCTCCCTTCGCAGGTCGATTCGAGGACTATTATAGATGTGGCTGGTGCCGAAAAACTCCTCGGCAAAGGAGACATGCTCTTCGTTACGACTCGGTTTCCCAAGCCGGTGCGCGTTCAGGCTCCGTGGATCGACGAGGATGCGATAGGTCGATTCATTCAATATATGGTGAGCATCTTTGGCGAACCGGAGCACATAGATCTCGAAGAGCAAGGTGCAAGCAGGGAGGTCAGATCTTCATGTCTTGACGATCCGCTCCTCGAGAAGGCTGTGCGAATAACCTTGGAGACCGGCATAGCTTCGGCTAGCAGGCTTCAACGTCAACTCAGGGTAGGCTTTACGAGGGCGGCCAGGTTGGTAGACGCGATGGAAGAGCTCGGCATAGTGGGGGCACAAGATGGATCCAAACCGAGGGAAATCCTCGTAGACGAGGAGAGAGCTGCGGCTATCCTGGAAGATGCTTTGAGGGGAGATAAGGGTGAAGAGGTTTTCTATTCCCGGGATTGA
- a CDS encoding thiamine diphosphokinase, whose product MKRFSIPGIDAHYKDELPEICVLLVAGGRKPHKSWLQEAAKGRRVWAVDRGVESCMRAEVLPELVIGDSDSGSPQAWEWARSVGAEVHKFPRDKDFTDLQLALRQLVSLGLPVTALLCGGWGMRFDHAWGNLFSLIWASKHGIEPGCICDEKEVLFFLRDGDHAELEFDVLPKAISLLSLSTVAEGVTADGVKWPLKDKTLFLDEPYAVSNVPLGKKVAFGVKSGWLGVYCTWEI is encoded by the coding sequence GTGAAGAGGTTTTCTATTCCCGGGATTGATGCGCATTATAAAGACGAATTGCCCGAGATATGCGTGCTTTTGGTCGCGGGCGGACGCAAGCCGCACAAATCTTGGTTGCAAGAGGCAGCGAAGGGGCGCCGCGTTTGGGCTGTGGACAGGGGAGTGGAATCGTGCATGCGAGCTGAGGTTTTGCCCGAACTGGTGATAGGCGACAGCGATAGCGGGAGTCCACAGGCGTGGGAGTGGGCTCGCTCTGTGGGAGCCGAAGTTCATAAATTCCCACGGGATAAAGACTTTACAGATTTACAGTTAGCCCTTCGTCAGCTTGTCTCTTTGGGCCTTCCGGTGACGGCATTGCTGTGCGGCGGTTGGGGCATGCGCTTCGATCATGCCTGGGGAAACCTCTTTTCCCTCATTTGGGCGAGCAAACACGGCATCGAGCCCGGTTGTATCTGTGACGAGAAAGAAGTCCTGTTTTTTTTGCGGGATGGGGACCATGCGGAGTTGGAATTCGATGTCTTACCTAAAGCGATCTCGCTCCTTTCCTTGTCCACTGTGGCAGAAGGTGTTACTGCCGATGGTGTAAAATGGCCTCTAAAGGACAAAACGCTATTTTTGGATGAGCCTTATGCCGTTAGCAATGTCCCTCTGGGCAAAAAAGTTGCCTTTGGCGTGAAATCCGGTTGGCTCGGGGTATATTGCACCTGGGAAATATAA
- the rpmB gene encoding 50S ribosomal protein L28, with the protein MKTPSISVCHGHRHMIQYIRSFYKIGRYGSMSRRCEVCGRGPVTGNNVSHSNKRTRRRWQVNLQNVKTIAGDGSVVTKRVCTRCLRSGLVRRVTP; encoded by the coding sequence ATGAAAACTCCTTCCATATCTGTTTGCCATGGGCACAGACACATGATACAATACATCCGCTCGTTCTATAAGATAGGGAGGTATGGAAGTATGTCGCGCCGCTGTGAGGTATGTGGTCGTGGTCCAGTCACTGGCAACAATGTGAGTCACTCTAACAAACGCACCCGCCGCCGCTGGCAGGTGAACTTACAGAATGTCAAAACGATCGCAGGTGACGGTAGCGTAGTAACAAAGCGGGTCTGCACGCGCTGTTTGCGCTCTGGCCTCGTAAGGCGGGTTACCCCTTAG
- the xseB gene encoding exodeoxyribonuclease VII small subunit: MSFTQDMEELQKIVRRLESEAMPLEDALSLFEEGIARLRACQAFLKDARQRVTRLSSETLQEEEWNPIRDEQR; encoded by the coding sequence ATGTCGTTTACTCAAGATATGGAAGAGTTACAGAAAATCGTTCGTCGTCTGGAGAGCGAAGCGATGCCGCTGGAAGATGCCTTGAGTCTTTTCGAAGAGGGCATAGCCCGCCTGCGAGCTTGTCAAGCCTTCCTAAAGGATGCTCGCCAACGGGTAACGCGACTGAGCAGCGAGACCCTTCAGGAAGAGGAGTGGAATCCGATAAGAGATGAGCAGAGATAG
- a CDS encoding polyprenyl synthetase family protein, with product MSRDSKNIAEIVIYIEDQMARHKALFDRHLEAVLTEEDLTPHRLREAMSYSLMAGGKRLRPALCMAAAEIFGASAEMVLPMAVSFEMVHTASLIHDDLPCMDNDAMRRGQPTNHVVFGEAMALLAGDALLAWAFSHSLKKLPALGHTADVILKALKEFAEAVGPSGICGGQVLDMGMEEYTKKEELVWKTALMKTATLIRASLTTGSILGGASPEAVQCLYNYGTHLGMAFQITDDILDVTGDLRELGKTPGKDAEQGKATFVSTYGVDGAVRLASEESQKAKEAILSLGERARFLKDLPDYIVRRTR from the coding sequence ATGAGCAGAGATAGTAAAAATATAGCTGAAATTGTCATATATATTGAAGACCAGATGGCTCGGCATAAGGCGCTCTTCGATAGACACTTAGAAGCGGTCTTGACCGAAGAAGATCTTACGCCTCACCGCCTGAGAGAGGCCATGAGCTATTCTCTGATGGCGGGTGGGAAGCGATTGCGGCCTGCATTGTGTATGGCGGCGGCTGAGATCTTTGGCGCGAGCGCCGAGATGGTTTTGCCGATGGCCGTCTCCTTCGAAATGGTCCACACTGCCTCTCTGATCCACGACGACCTTCCTTGTATGGATAACGACGCAATGCGGCGGGGTCAGCCGACGAACCATGTGGTTTTCGGAGAGGCTATGGCCCTGCTCGCCGGAGATGCGTTGCTCGCCTGGGCATTCTCTCACTCCTTGAAAAAGCTCCCTGCTCTCGGCCATACCGCAGATGTCATATTGAAGGCCTTGAAGGAGTTCGCTGAGGCCGTGGGGCCGAGCGGCATATGCGGGGGACAAGTCTTGGACATGGGCATGGAAGAATATACGAAGAAAGAAGAGCTTGTGTGGAAGACAGCCCTCATGAAGACGGCTACCTTGATCCGCGCTTCGCTGACCACCGGCAGTATATTGGGCGGAGCCTCACCGGAGGCAGTGCAATGTTTATACAATTATGGGACACATCTTGGAATGGCCTTTCAAATCACAGACGATATATTGGATGTAACCGGAGACCTTAGGGAGCTCGGCAAGACTCCTGGCAAGGATGCAGAGCAGGGCAAGGCAACTTTTGTTTCTACATACGGTGTGGATGGTGCCGTGAGGCTGGCATCGGAGGAGTCGCAAAAAGCGAAGGAGGCAATACTGTCCTTGGGCGAACGCGCCCGGTTCCTCAAAGACCTACCCGATTATATTGTTAGGAGGACGCGATGA
- a CDS encoding TlyA family RNA methyltransferase, whose product MTSAMALKERADKLMVDKGLAETRSKAQALIMEGHVFVDGKPIDKAGMLIPVTAAVEVVKREPWVSRGAHKLLHALKVFSASPRGKVCADIGASTGGFTQVLLAMGAQRVYAVDVGYGQLAWSLRKDPRVIAMERTNARYLKRDDFAEAVTFITVDASFISLRLLISPLADILPDDGEMVALVKPQFEAGRERVGKGGVVRDAETHAQVLRELGDFINTKTQLALIDATFSPIKGPKGNVEFFFFLKKGGRPAPLDLDAVVVKAVEALSSTR is encoded by the coding sequence ATGACCTCGGCGATGGCCCTTAAGGAGCGCGCCGACAAGCTTATGGTTGATAAGGGATTAGCAGAGACCCGTAGCAAGGCCCAAGCCTTGATAATGGAAGGCCATGTCTTCGTCGATGGGAAGCCTATAGATAAGGCCGGGATGCTTATTCCGGTTACGGCTGCCGTCGAGGTCGTGAAGAGAGAACCATGGGTGAGCAGGGGGGCACACAAGCTGCTCCATGCCCTGAAGGTCTTTTCGGCATCGCCTCGAGGGAAGGTATGCGCCGATATAGGTGCCTCTACCGGCGGTTTTACACAGGTGCTCTTAGCTATGGGAGCGCAAAGGGTTTACGCTGTAGACGTCGGGTACGGACAATTGGCTTGGTCTTTGAGGAAAGATCCTCGCGTGATCGCTATGGAACGGACGAACGCTCGATATCTCAAGAGGGATGACTTCGCCGAGGCTGTCACGTTTATTACCGTTGACGCTTCGTTCATATCTCTTCGCCTGCTCATCTCGCCTTTGGCAGATATTTTGCCCGATGACGGCGAGATGGTCGCCCTGGTCAAGCCGCAGTTTGAGGCGGGGCGCGAGAGGGTGGGCAAGGGTGGCGTCGTGAGGGATGCCGAGACGCACGCCCAAGTGCTTCGCGAGCTCGGCGATTTTATCAACACGAAGACGCAACTCGCCTTGATCGATGCGACCTTCTCCCCCATCAAGGGGCCTAAAGGGAATGTCGAATTCTTTTTCTTCCTAAAAAAAGGAGGCAGACCAGCACCTTTAGACTTAGATGCTGTAGTTGTAAAAGCTGTAGAGGCTTTATCTTCAACGAGGTGA
- a CDS encoding NAD(+)/NADH kinase yields MHYIGLVLNTQKPMALEVARRLLSWAPKADVAFLAPSHESSVLGISEVSEDEWRNLVKFAVVIGGDGTFLRAARYVLEWGIPLYGINAGRLGFLASGDPDEAERDIVSILQEKASVEERHTVRGTIIRGDRVVHELYALNDLVVTKGAFARLIFLEIEVNGHLLSFMPADGLILSSPTGSTAYALSAGGPIVPPHLSTMVLAPICAHTLYARPVVVGEHDVVTITPKGDHREIFLTQDGQLGYELLPGDRVEVSISPDKYVRILTLPERDYYYLLRHKFQWGQSYSEGSEE; encoded by the coding sequence ATGCATTACATCGGGTTGGTCTTGAACACACAAAAACCTATGGCCCTCGAAGTTGCGCGCAGGTTACTGTCGTGGGCGCCCAAAGCCGATGTCGCTTTCCTTGCGCCATCTCATGAGTCGAGCGTCCTCGGCATTTCCGAGGTCTCTGAGGATGAATGGAGAAATCTCGTGAAGTTCGCTGTTGTAATAGGAGGAGATGGCACGTTCCTTCGCGCCGCGCGTTACGTCTTGGAATGGGGTATCCCGCTATACGGCATAAATGCGGGAAGGCTGGGATTTTTGGCCTCTGGAGATCCCGATGAGGCCGAAAGGGACATCGTCAGTATTTTGCAGGAGAAAGCAAGCGTAGAGGAACGACATACAGTCAGGGGCACGATTATCCGCGGCGACCGCGTGGTCCACGAACTTTACGCGTTGAACGACCTCGTGGTGACAAAAGGGGCCTTCGCGAGGCTCATCTTTTTGGAGATTGAAGTCAACGGCCATTTATTGAGCTTCATGCCGGCTGATGGCCTCATACTCTCCTCTCCGACAGGCTCTACGGCTTACGCCTTGTCGGCCGGCGGTCCGATTGTGCCGCCTCATCTGTCGACGATGGTCTTAGCCCCAATCTGTGCTCATACGCTTTATGCTCGCCCCGTCGTGGTGGGGGAGCACGATGTTGTGACTATAACACCCAAGGGCGACCATAGGGAGATATTCCTCACCCAGGATGGCCAACTTGGCTACGAACTGTTGCCCGGCGACAGGGTGGAGGTGTCTATATCGCCCGATAAATATGTCAGAATTTTGACATTGCCTGAGAGGGATTATTATTACCTGCTTCGCCATAAATTTCAATGGGGGCAGAGCTATTCCGAAGGCTCTGAAGAGTGA
- a CDS encoding AAA family ATPase has protein sequence MTLEELYVKDIGGIRSAAIGISGRFTVITGESGSGKSSLIRALELIAGRRAQSSAVRGGEEAGEALALFTASRMPALPEELQPQDNSWTVRRTVSRSGGSKSYIQEKPVPLSLLAAAMAPCMAIQSQFAQLELLSADKQMDIVDGCGGQELLELRDSLRRAFERAIEIERELVVLRRWRKEAEERLQGMAPVIDMAMPLGLYPSCEEEWERELTSLEERIGRCERLERILNRFCGGKGGGGLVEEVESACLELCSLIDPSKDGEPSRLADSAVDCLQRLSRLGREAASKESLSELEEERERLEAKLGRLKKCMRMAKAESADELIERCAEAEREMKMLVETRGKSSEMQGLLTGEKKRVKELAMSLRSMRISSAKRLEERVNAVLAELGMEGFRIIVQINERDKVRSTGAEDVNFLLAVNGETTGPVSKCASGGELSRLLLALEIALPDDQLPSILVFDEVEAGLGGRAALLAGYKLKELSRRCQVILVTHEATIASMADQHIVVQKDRDESVIKEVHGDQRIREIARMLSGDYESEEALAHAEQLLRMAYPAGTGAVFWLGENYISET, from the coding sequence ATGACACTCGAGGAGTTATATGTAAAAGACATCGGCGGCATAAGGAGCGCGGCAATAGGGATAAGTGGGCGCTTCACGGTCATCACCGGAGAGAGCGGCTCCGGCAAGAGTAGTCTCATAAGAGCCCTTGAGCTCATCGCTGGAAGGCGGGCCCAAAGCTCGGCAGTGAGGGGCGGGGAAGAGGCAGGCGAAGCGCTTGCCCTTTTTACTGCCAGCAGGATGCCTGCTCTTCCTGAGGAGCTTCAACCTCAGGATAACAGCTGGACGGTCCGTAGAACTGTATCCAGGAGTGGAGGAAGTAAATCGTATATACAGGAAAAACCCGTCCCCTTAAGCCTTCTCGCTGCAGCTATGGCGCCGTGCATGGCCATTCAGAGCCAATTCGCGCAACTTGAGCTACTCTCTGCCGATAAACAGATGGATATAGTCGATGGGTGCGGAGGTCAGGAATTGTTGGAGTTACGCGATTCCCTGAGGCGTGCTTTCGAGAGGGCGATAGAGATCGAAAGGGAGCTGGTAGTCTTAAGGCGCTGGAGGAAGGAAGCGGAGGAGAGACTCCAGGGGATGGCTCCCGTTATCGATATGGCCATGCCGCTCGGGCTTTATCCTTCTTGCGAGGAGGAGTGGGAGAGAGAGCTCACCTCTCTCGAGGAACGCATCGGGCGCTGCGAGCGATTGGAGCGCATTTTGAATCGTTTTTGCGGCGGCAAAGGAGGAGGCGGCTTAGTGGAAGAAGTAGAAAGCGCATGCCTCGAGCTCTGCTCTCTCATAGATCCGTCGAAGGACGGAGAACCCTCACGCCTTGCAGATTCTGCCGTCGATTGTCTGCAAAGGTTGTCGCGGTTGGGGCGAGAAGCGGCGTCGAAGGAAAGCCTTTCAGAGCTCGAAGAGGAACGCGAAAGGCTTGAAGCCAAGCTCGGCCGCCTTAAGAAATGCATGCGTATGGCCAAGGCAGAAAGTGCTGATGAGCTTATAGAACGCTGTGCTGAGGCCGAGCGGGAAATGAAAATGCTGGTCGAGACCAGGGGAAAATCGTCAGAGATGCAGGGACTCTTGACGGGGGAAAAAAAGAGGGTCAAAGAGCTAGCCATGAGCTTGAGATCGATGCGCATCTCATCGGCTAAACGCCTCGAGGAGAGGGTCAACGCGGTGCTCGCCGAGCTCGGCATGGAAGGGTTCAGGATTATAGTGCAGATAAACGAACGGGATAAGGTTCGCTCCACCGGAGCCGAAGATGTCAATTTCCTGCTTGCCGTAAACGGTGAGACGACAGGGCCGGTCAGCAAGTGCGCCTCCGGTGGCGAACTGAGTCGCCTGCTTTTGGCCTTAGAGATTGCGCTTCCCGATGATCAGCTTCCCTCGATCCTCGTTTTCGACGAGGTCGAAGCCGGGCTGGGAGGCAGAGCTGCCTTGCTCGCCGGCTACAAGCTCAAAGAGCTCTCGAGGCGATGTCAGGTGATCCTCGTCACTCACGAAGCCACTATTGCCTCTATGGCGGATCAGCACATAGTTGTGCAAAAAGACCGCGATGAATCTGTCATAAAAGAGGTACACGGCGATCAGAGGATCAGAGAGATAGCGCGTATGCTATCTGGCGACTACGAATCCGAAGAAGCCTTGGCACATGCTGAACAGTTGCTTCGGATGGCCTATCCCGCTGGGACCGGCGCCGTCTTTTGGCTTGGGGAAAACTATATATCGGAGACTTGA
- a CDS encoding helix-turn-helix domain-containing protein, whose protein sequence is MKEKYWHMGERIRKERLKYGLSLSDMASKIGVSPSFLSLLENGKAVPSLKVLDKISSFFSMPLAELLAEEEEQEVFYFPKGRQIEAPCDFGITSRFLLPKDRVFFIEPCLLNLAPGSRDREFRERNGLEFAHVLKGKVEFQFVGQKPVVCGEGDSILYRANLLHRLANPSDLSALVLLVNVPSA, encoded by the coding sequence ATGAAGGAAAAATATTGGCATATGGGAGAAAGGATTCGCAAAGAGCGGCTCAAGTACGGTTTGAGCTTGAGCGATATGGCGTCCAAAATCGGCGTCTCTCCTTCGTTCTTGAGTCTTTTGGAAAACGGCAAAGCTGTACCCTCTCTTAAGGTCTTGGACAAGATATCCTCTTTTTTTTCTATGCCTTTGGCGGAGCTTTTGGCAGAGGAAGAAGAGCAGGAAGTCTTTTACTTTCCCAAGGGGCGGCAGATAGAAGCCCCTTGCGATTTTGGCATCACATCTCGTTTTCTATTGCCCAAGGATCGCGTCTTTTTCATCGAGCCGTGCCTCTTAAACCTCGCCCCGGGCTCAAGAGATAGGGAGTTTCGCGAACGCAACGGCTTGGAGTTTGCCCATGTCCTCAAAGGGAAAGTGGAGTTTCAGTTTGTGGGGCAGAAGCCTGTCGTGTGTGGCGAAGGTGATTCTATATTGTATAGAGCTAACCTTTTGCATAGGCTTGCCAACCCCTCCGATCTTTCCGCTTTGGTGTTATTGGTGAACGTACCGTCGGCTTGA
- a CDS encoding YceD family protein codes for MLSVEEAIELWKFCVPALSIITGKAEDPYFKKAVLPSVGEVHHWSLFYSVAKPVDVAASVFRLGDGLRVQLTFSAKVAVPCSRCLEETSLAIQAQFSYLYLLRSEKISNEEDFQVLLDSDWWPESLDLAPQVWESFILSLPPKVLCSPDCKGLCPNCGQNLNVGTCSCKEEEGDPRLAALKLYKEMF; via the coding sequence ATGTTGTCTGTCGAGGAAGCGATCGAACTGTGGAAGTTCTGCGTCCCGGCTCTGTCGATCATTACAGGGAAGGCGGAAGACCCTTATTTCAAAAAGGCCGTGCTCCCTTCTGTGGGCGAGGTGCACCATTGGTCGCTCTTCTATTCCGTCGCCAAGCCGGTCGATGTCGCCGCTTCAGTCTTCAGACTTGGAGACGGGTTGCGCGTTCAATTAACATTCTCGGCGAAGGTCGCCGTTCCGTGCAGCAGATGTTTGGAAGAAACTTCCCTTGCAATTCAGGCCCAATTCAGCTATCTTTATCTTCTTCGAAGCGAGAAGATCTCGAACGAGGAAGACTTTCAGGTTCTGTTGGATTCGGATTGGTGGCCTGAGTCGCTTGACCTAGCCCCACAGGTATGGGAGTCTTTTATCCTCTCTCTGCCTCCGAAGGTTTTATGTTCGCCCGACTGCAAGGGGTTGTGCCCTAACTGCGGACAGAACCTCAACGTCGGGACATGTTCCTGTAAAGAGGAAGAGGGGGATCCGAGGCTTGCTGCGCTCAAGCTTTACAAGGAGATGTTTTAA
- the rpmF gene encoding 50S ribosomal protein L32 codes for MALPKRHVSHSKTHSRKAQWLRAVKAPAVTTCTHCGEVIQSYQACPSCGYYRGRKVLPKAEEGEE; via the coding sequence GTGGCTCTCCCCAAGAGACATGTCTCTCACTCAAAGACGCACAGCCGTAAGGCTCAATGGCTTAGGGCTGTGAAGGCTCCGGCCGTTACGACTTGCACGCATTGCGGAGAGGTGATCCAATCGTATCAGGCTTGTCCTTCCTGCGGATACTATCGCGGCAGGAAAGTCCTCCCGAAGGCGGAAGAAGGAGAAGAATAG